A single window of Mycolicibacterium aurum DNA harbors:
- a CDS encoding sigma-70 family RNA polymerase sigma factor: protein MRVLYDEHAAALWRYALRLTGDRARAEDVVQETLLRAWRHPDVTADVDRSARAWLFTVARNMIIDERRSARFRHETDVPEPERVSDRPSPDEVDTALDRILLGTAMAQLSDEHRAVIRRAYYQGWSTGQIAADLQIPEGTVKSRLHYAVRALRLGLQEMGVTR, encoded by the coding sequence ATGCGGGTGCTCTACGACGAGCACGCCGCGGCCCTCTGGCGCTACGCCCTGCGGCTGACCGGCGATCGGGCCCGTGCCGAGGACGTCGTCCAGGAGACGCTGCTGCGCGCGTGGCGGCATCCCGACGTGACGGCGGACGTGGACCGGTCCGCGAGGGCCTGGCTGTTCACCGTGGCGCGCAACATGATCATCGACGAACGCCGAAGTGCGCGCTTCCGGCATGAGACCGACGTGCCCGAACCCGAGCGGGTGTCCGACCGCCCGTCGCCCGACGAGGTGGACACCGCGCTGGACCGGATATTGCTCGGCACCGCGATGGCGCAACTGTCCGACGAGCATCGGGCGGTGATACGGCGGGCCTACTACCAGGGCTGGAGTACCGGACAGATCGCCGCCGACCTTCAGATCCCGGAAGGCACCGTGAAATCCCGGTTGCACTACGCCGTCCGCGCGCTGCGGCTCGGACTACAGGAGATGGGGGTGACGCGATGA
- a CDS encoding zf-HC2 domain-containing protein, with protein sequence MSVDDRYRTWDAAYVLGALSGDERLEYEDHLAGCSRCRAEVGELSGMPGLLSMLDVDEVIALDHEQPSPPLRPEVLSAVLQRAGARRSRARWMTLAGVGLVAALLAVAMLVVLRPETFGLPSGTGDQEAAQMSKMTKVSETPINASVAVTGYGWGTRIDMACSYGDWGRQDAPPQNLGMVVVGHDGSRSQIATWLGLSGATALPSGTTPMSPSDIATVQLVSAPDGKVLLETHL encoded by the coding sequence ATGAGCGTGGACGACCGCTATCGGACGTGGGACGCCGCCTACGTGCTGGGCGCGCTGTCCGGCGACGAGCGGCTCGAATACGAGGACCACCTGGCCGGGTGCTCCCGGTGCCGCGCGGAGGTGGGTGAACTCAGCGGCATGCCGGGGCTGCTGTCGATGCTCGACGTCGACGAGGTGATCGCGCTGGACCACGAGCAGCCCAGTCCGCCGCTGCGGCCCGAGGTGCTCAGCGCGGTTCTGCAGCGAGCCGGCGCCCGGCGCAGCCGCGCCCGGTGGATGACGCTGGCCGGGGTCGGCCTGGTGGCCGCGCTGCTGGCGGTGGCCATGCTCGTCGTGCTGCGCCCCGAGACGTTCGGCCTGCCGTCGGGCACCGGCGACCAGGAGGCCGCGCAGATGTCGAAGATGACCAAGGTGTCCGAGACCCCGATCAACGCCAGCGTCGCGGTCACCGGTTACGGCTGGGGCACCCGCATCGACATGGCGTGCTCCTACGGTGACTGGGGCCGCCAGGACGCGCCGCCGCAGAACCTGGGGATGGTCGTCGTCGGCCACGACGGCAGCCGTTCCCAGATCGCCACCTGGTTGGGGCTCTCCGGGGCCACCGCGCTGCCCAGCGGGACGACGCCGATGTCCCCGAGCGACATCGCCACGGTGCAACTGGTGTCGGCGCCCGACGGAAAGGTGTTGCTGGAAACTCATCTGTGA
- a CDS encoding MarR family transcriptional regulator yields the protein MASERRDPIAAARANWERSGWGDVADGMVAVTSVMRAHQILLARVETALRPYDLSFSRYELLRLLAFSRTGALPITKASDRLQVHVTSVTHAIRRLEADGLVERLPHPTDGRTTLVQLTDLGRSTVEDATETLNKDVFADIGISDEQSRTLAESIRRLRHSAGDF from the coding sequence GTGGCATCCGAACGGCGCGACCCGATCGCTGCGGCACGCGCGAACTGGGAGCGCTCCGGGTGGGGGGACGTCGCTGACGGCATGGTCGCCGTCACGTCGGTCATGCGCGCGCACCAGATCCTGCTGGCCCGCGTCGAGACGGCGCTGCGGCCCTACGACCTCAGTTTCTCGCGGTACGAGTTGCTCCGGCTGCTCGCGTTCAGCCGCACCGGCGCGCTGCCCATCACCAAGGCCTCCGACCGGCTGCAGGTGCACGTCACCAGCGTCACGCACGCGATCCGGCGCCTCGAAGCCGACGGCCTGGTCGAACGGCTGCCGCACCCCACGGACGGCCGCACCACCCTGGTGCAGCTCACCGACCTCGGACGGTCGACGGTCGAGGACGCCACCGAGACGTTGAACAAGGACGTCTTCGCCGACATCGGCATCTCCGACGAACAGTCCCGCACCCTCGCCGAGTCCATCCGCCGGCTGCGCCACAGCGCGGGCGACTTCTAG
- a CDS encoding response regulator encodes MDGSPVRIVLVDDHEMVIEGLKAMLAAFSSRVTVVGHAVGADRVMSVVAALDPDIVLCDVRMQGSSGLDVCRQLRERQPDRKVVMLSVYDDEQYLFQALRVGASGYLLKSISSEELVRQLEFAHRGETAIDPSMAARAMDTAARLQRDEFWPGARQGLTQRESEILALVVNGLSNRAIAAKLVIGDETVKSHVSSIYRKLNVSDRTAAVATALREGICQ; translated from the coding sequence ATGGATGGCTCGCCGGTGCGAATCGTGCTGGTCGACGACCACGAAATGGTCATCGAGGGCCTCAAGGCGATGTTGGCCGCGTTCAGCAGTCGGGTGACCGTCGTCGGCCATGCTGTCGGCGCAGACCGCGTGATGAGCGTGGTCGCCGCCCTGGACCCCGACATCGTGCTGTGCGATGTCCGGATGCAGGGGTCCAGCGGACTGGACGTGTGCCGGCAGCTGCGTGAGCGGCAGCCCGACCGCAAGGTGGTGATGCTGTCGGTCTACGACGACGAGCAGTACCTGTTCCAGGCTCTTCGAGTCGGCGCATCGGGCTATCTGCTCAAGAGCATCAGCAGCGAAGAGCTGGTCCGACAGTTGGAGTTCGCGCACCGCGGCGAGACCGCGATCGACCCGTCCATGGCAGCGCGGGCCATGGACACCGCGGCACGGTTGCAACGCGACGAGTTCTGGCCCGGCGCGCGGCAGGGGCTCACACAGCGTGAGAGCGAGATCCTGGCACTGGTGGTCAACGGCCTGTCCAACCGGGCGATCGCCGCCAAACTGGTGATCGGCGACGAGACGGTCAAATCGCATGTGAGCTCCATCTACCGCAAGTTGAACGTCAGCGACCGCACGGCGGCGGTGGCCACCGCGCTGCGCGAAGGCATCTGCCAGTGA
- a CDS encoding TetR/AcrR family transcriptional regulator gives MGTGRLRNAPQTRADILDAARRRFGAEGYQRTTLRAVAGDVGVDPALIIRYFGSKQELFAEAAEFRVDIPDLSAVDADDVADALLSRFFAVWEQDTTFLALLRAAMTSESAAETMRQVFVTQVAPALAAVTPDHPAQRAGLLGAFVIGLATTRYVLGNPGVATLGHDELIRFARPVIRQLLFGPVSD, from the coding sequence GTGGGCACGGGGCGACTGCGCAATGCGCCGCAGACGCGCGCCGACATCCTCGATGCGGCCCGGCGGAGATTCGGGGCCGAGGGCTACCAGCGCACCACGCTGCGGGCGGTGGCCGGGGATGTCGGGGTCGATCCGGCGCTGATCATCCGCTACTTCGGCAGCAAACAGGAACTGTTCGCCGAGGCGGCGGAGTTCCGGGTCGACATTCCCGACCTGAGCGCCGTCGACGCCGACGACGTCGCCGATGCGTTGCTGTCGCGCTTCTTCGCGGTGTGGGAACAGGACACCACGTTCCTCGCTCTGCTGCGGGCGGCGATGACCAGCGAGTCCGCGGCCGAGACGATGCGACAGGTTTTCGTCACCCAGGTGGCGCCGGCGCTGGCCGCCGTCACCCCGGACCATCCGGCACAGCGCGCCGGCCTGCTGGGTGCCTTCGTCATCGGTTTGGCCACAACACGTTACGTGCTGGGCAATCCGGGGGTCGCCACCCTCGGCCACGACGAGCTGATCCGCTTCGCCCGCCCGGTGATCCGGCAACTGCTGTTCGGGCCGGTCTCCGACTGA
- the secY gene encoding preprotein translocase subunit SecY has product MLSAFISSLRTPDLRRKILFTLGIVVLYRVGASVPSPGVNYPNVQQCIAQVSGGESGQIYSLINLFSGGALLQLSVFAVGIMPYITASIIVQLLGVVIPRFEQLRKEGQAGQTKLTQYTRYLAVALAILQATSIVALAANGGLLQGCSLDIIQGQGDGLNLTTLAVIVIVMTAGAALVMWMGEMVTERGVGNGMSLIIFASIASAIPGEGKNILDSRGGMVFAFVCLAALLIVVGVVFVEQGQRRIPVQYAKRMVGRKMYGGTSTYLPLKVNQAGVIPVIFASSLIYIPHLITQLITSGSANPSTGWWQTFVAEYLTDPSSPVYIAIYFGLIVFFTYFYVSITFNPEERADEMKKYGGFIPGIRPGKPTADYLNFVLSRITLPGSIYLGIIAVLPNLFLEIGNTGSVQNLPFGGTAVLIAVGVGLDTVKQIESQLMQRNYEGFLK; this is encoded by the coding sequence GTGCTCTCGGCTTTCATTTCTTCGCTCAGAACCCCGGACCTGAGGCGAAAGATCCTGTTCACGCTGGGCATCGTCGTCCTGTATCGGGTCGGCGCCTCGGTGCCGTCCCCCGGCGTCAACTACCCCAACGTGCAGCAGTGCATCGCGCAGGTCAGCGGCGGCGAGTCGGGGCAGATCTATTCGCTGATCAACCTGTTCTCCGGCGGCGCGCTCCTGCAGCTCTCGGTGTTCGCGGTGGGCATCATGCCCTACATCACCGCCAGCATCATCGTGCAGCTGCTCGGTGTGGTCATCCCGCGGTTCGAGCAGCTGCGCAAGGAGGGGCAAGCGGGGCAGACCAAGCTCACGCAGTACACCCGCTACCTCGCGGTCGCGCTGGCGATCCTGCAGGCCACCAGCATCGTGGCGCTGGCCGCCAACGGCGGGCTGCTGCAGGGCTGCTCGCTCGACATCATCCAGGGCCAGGGCGACGGGCTGAACCTCACCACGCTGGCCGTCATCGTGATCGTCATGACCGCCGGTGCCGCGCTGGTCATGTGGATGGGCGAGATGGTCACCGAGCGCGGCGTCGGCAACGGCATGTCGCTCATCATCTTCGCCAGCATCGCCTCGGCGATCCCCGGTGAGGGCAAGAACATTCTCGACAGCCGCGGTGGCATGGTCTTCGCGTTCGTGTGTCTGGCCGCGCTGCTGATCGTCGTCGGCGTGGTCTTCGTCGAGCAGGGCCAGCGCCGCATCCCGGTCCAGTACGCCAAGCGCATGGTCGGCCGCAAGATGTACGGCGGCACGTCGACCTACCTGCCGCTGAAGGTCAACCAGGCCGGCGTCATCCCCGTCATCTTCGCGTCGTCGCTGATCTACATCCCGCACCTGATCACGCAGCTGATCACCAGCGGAAGCGCCAACCCGAGCACCGGATGGTGGCAGACCTTCGTCGCCGAGTATCTGACCGACCCCAGCAGCCCGGTCTACATCGCGATCTACTTCGGCCTGATCGTGTTCTTCACCTACTTCTATGTGTCGATCACGTTCAACCCCGAGGAACGCGCCGACGAGATGAAGAAGTACGGCGGCTTCATCCCGGGCATCCGGCCGGGCAAGCCGACGGCGGACTACCTGAACTTCGTGTTGTCCAGGATCACCCTGCCGGGCTCGATCTACCTGGGCATCATCGCGGTCCTACCGAACCTGTTCCTGGAGATCGGCAACACCGGCTCCGTGCAGAACCTGCCGTTCGGCGGTACTGCTGTCCTCATTGCGGTCGGCGTCGGCCTCGACACCGTCAAGCAGATCGAAAGCCAGCTGATGCAGCGCAATTACGAAGGTTTCTTAAAGTGA
- a CDS encoding GAF domain-containing sensor histidine kinase, with protein sequence MSPPPRSLLTADRELALLRELIQAASSGPGVEPLAAAASRIITAATDSDVCFVHVLDDTERSLTLAGATPPFDSEVGKIRLPLGQGISGWVASHREPVVIRKDKESDPRYLPFQSLRGRDFTSMVSVPMESDPGGMVGVLNVHTVAEREFGDRDVELLLVIGRLIAGSMHQARLHRQLVSRERAHENFVEQVIEAQELERRRLAGDIHDGISQRLVTLSYWLDAAAQAARSPDDGAALTEPLDRARELAQLTLQEARAAISGLRPPVLDDLGLSGGLASLARSIPQVDIEVDLSESRLPDHIELALYRIAQECLQNVVKHARAEHARLTFAVDRGDTGEVARLEIVDDGVGFDTLEHPLGSDEMGGYGLLSMAERAEIVGGRLNIRSRPGTGTAVTATIPLPATR encoded by the coding sequence GTGAGTCCGCCCCCGCGCTCCCTGCTCACCGCCGATCGCGAGCTGGCGCTGCTGCGTGAGCTGATCCAGGCCGCCTCCAGCGGCCCCGGCGTCGAACCGCTGGCCGCGGCGGCCTCCCGGATCATCACCGCGGCCACCGACAGCGACGTCTGCTTCGTGCACGTCCTCGACGACACCGAGAGGTCACTGACACTGGCCGGGGCCACCCCACCGTTCGACTCCGAGGTGGGAAAGATCAGACTGCCTCTGGGACAGGGCATTTCAGGCTGGGTGGCCAGCCACCGGGAGCCGGTGGTGATCAGGAAGGACAAGGAGTCCGATCCGCGGTACCTGCCGTTCCAGTCGCTGCGCGGCCGGGATTTCACGTCCATGGTGTCGGTGCCGATGGAGTCCGATCCCGGCGGGATGGTCGGTGTCCTCAACGTGCACACCGTGGCCGAACGCGAGTTCGGCGACAGAGACGTCGAGCTGCTGCTGGTCATCGGCCGGCTGATCGCGGGTTCCATGCACCAGGCCCGTCTGCACCGCCAGCTGGTGTCGCGGGAACGCGCGCACGAGAACTTCGTCGAGCAGGTCATCGAGGCCCAGGAGCTGGAGCGCAGGCGGCTCGCCGGCGACATTCACGACGGCATCTCCCAGCGTCTGGTCACGCTGTCCTACTGGCTCGACGCCGCCGCGCAGGCCGCACGCTCCCCCGATGACGGCGCCGCGCTGACCGAGCCGCTGGACCGCGCGCGTGAGCTGGCCCAGCTGACGTTGCAGGAGGCGCGCGCGGCCATCAGCGGTCTGCGTCCCCCGGTGCTGGACGACCTCGGGCTCTCCGGCGGACTGGCCAGCCTGGCCCGGTCAATCCCGCAGGTCGACATCGAGGTCGACCTCTCCGAGAGCCGCCTGCCCGACCACATCGAGCTGGCGCTGTACCGCATCGCCCAGGAATGCCTGCAGAACGTCGTCAAACACGCCCGCGCCGAGCACGCCCGCCTCACCTTCGCCGTCGACCGCGGTGACACCGGAGAGGTCGCCCGCCTCGAAATCGTGGACGACGGTGTCGGTTTCGACACGCTGGAACACCCGCTGGGCAGCGACGAGATGGGCGGCTACGGACTGCTGTCGATGGCCGAACGCGCCGAGATCGTCGGCGGCAGACTCAACATCCGCTCCCGTCCGGGCACGGGAACGGCCGTCACCGCCACGATCCCGCTGCCCGCGACGCGCTGA
- the map gene encoding type I methionyl aminopeptidase, whose amino-acid sequence MVSLPGLRSRKVVPVRTAGELDAMAAAGALVAAALRAVREVAAPGMSTLDLDAVAESVIRDGGGVPSFLGYHGFPATICSSVNDRVVHGIPTADEVLAAGDLVSIDCGAILDDWHGDSAFTFGIGDLIPVDEALSAATRESMEAGIAAMIPGNRLTDVSHAIEQGTRAAESRHGRKFGIVAGYGGHGIGREMHMDPFLPNEGAPGRGPYLAPGSVLAIEPMLTLGTRKTAVLDDGWTVVTTDGSRAAHWEHTVAVTEDGPRILTLA is encoded by the coding sequence ATGGTCTCGCTGCCCGGCCTGCGCAGCCGCAAGGTGGTCCCGGTGCGGACCGCCGGTGAACTCGACGCGATGGCCGCCGCCGGGGCGCTGGTCGCCGCTGCGCTGCGCGCCGTGCGGGAGGTCGCCGCGCCGGGCATGTCGACGCTCGACCTCGACGCGGTCGCCGAATCCGTGATCCGCGACGGCGGCGGTGTGCCGTCGTTCCTCGGCTACCACGGCTTTCCCGCCACCATCTGCTCGTCGGTCAACGATCGCGTCGTGCACGGCATCCCCACGGCCGACGAGGTCCTCGCGGCCGGTGACCTGGTCTCCATCGACTGCGGCGCGATCCTCGACGACTGGCACGGCGACTCGGCCTTCACGTTCGGGATCGGTGACCTCATTCCCGTCGACGAGGCACTCTCGGCGGCGACCAGGGAGTCGATGGAGGCCGGCATCGCCGCCATGATTCCGGGCAACCGCCTGACCGACGTCTCGCACGCGATCGAACAGGGCACCCGCGCCGCCGAGAGCAGGCACGGCCGCAAGTTCGGGATCGTGGCGGGCTACGGCGGACACGGGATCGGCCGCGAGATGCACATGGACCCGTTCCTGCCCAACGAAGGCGCACCCGGTCGCGGCCCGTACCTCGCTCCGGGGTCGGTGCTGGCGATCGAACCCATGCTGACCCTGGGGACGAGGAAGACGGCCGTGCTGGACGACGGCTGGACCGTCGTCACCACCGACGGGTCGCGCGCCGCGCACTGGGAGCACACCGTCGCGGTCACCGAGGACGGACCCAGGATCCTGACGCTCGCCTGA
- the mmsB gene encoding 3-hydroxyisobutyrate dehydrogenase, whose product MTTIAFLGLGNMGGPMAANLVSAGHTVHGFDPVQALTEAAQANGATVFDTGAAAVADADVVITSLPNGGVVKAVYAEILPAAKAGALLIDTSTISVDDARSLHDQAVGHGLAHIDAPVSGGIKGATAGTLAFMVGGDDESFERARPVLEPMAGKIIHCGASGAGQAAKLCNNMVLAVQQIAIGEAFVLAEKLGLPAQSLFDVITGATGNCWAVHTNCPVPGPVPTSPANNGFKPGFATALMNKDLGLAMDAVNSTGSSAPLGTHAAEIYAEFTKANADKDFSAIIEALRG is encoded by the coding sequence ATGACGACGATCGCGTTCCTGGGGCTCGGCAACATGGGCGGGCCGATGGCGGCCAACCTGGTGTCGGCCGGGCACACCGTGCACGGCTTCGACCCGGTGCAGGCGTTGACCGAAGCGGCACAGGCCAACGGCGCGACCGTGTTCGACACGGGCGCGGCGGCGGTCGCCGACGCTGACGTGGTGATCACCTCGCTACCCAACGGCGGTGTCGTCAAGGCGGTGTATGCGGAGATCCTGCCTGCCGCCAAGGCCGGCGCACTGCTGATCGACACCTCCACCATCTCCGTCGACGACGCGCGCTCGCTGCACGACCAGGCCGTCGGGCACGGCTTGGCGCACATCGACGCACCGGTCTCGGGCGGCATCAAGGGCGCGACCGCGGGCACGCTCGCGTTCATGGTCGGCGGCGACGACGAGTCGTTCGAACGGGCCCGCCCGGTCCTGGAACCGATGGCGGGCAAGATCATCCACTGCGGCGCGTCCGGCGCGGGCCAGGCCGCCAAGCTGTGCAACAACATGGTGCTCGCGGTGCAGCAGATCGCCATCGGCGAGGCGTTCGTGCTCGCCGAGAAGCTCGGGCTCCCGGCGCAGTCGCTGTTCGACGTGATCACGGGAGCGACGGGCAACTGCTGGGCGGTGCACACCAATTGTCCGGTGCCCGGCCCCGTCCCGACGTCGCCGGCCAACAACGGTTTCAAGCCCGGCTTCGCCACCGCGCTGATGAACAAGGACCTCGGTCTGGCGATGGACGCGGTGAACTCGACCGGATCGTCGGCGCCGCTCGGCACCCACGCCGCCGAGATCTACGCAGAGTTCACCAAGGCCAATGCCGACAAGGACTTCAGCGCGATCATCGAGGCGCTCCGCGGCTGA
- a CDS encoding HAD family hydrolase, with translation MQPTQQKAWRAGRFWWDWPAQHDADAKSLAKLHAVIFDLDALADVEGAGHRRAFNAAFAALGLDIAWSVPRYRQLQALTDERRRVAAELRKRGVSTECDVLAELLVDEICMTKAMVLDETMRDADIAPRPGMSDLILEAHGAGVGIGIVSSGSHTWVEPLVRQLIGDGVAGAVVTADDTPRTELYRAALGELGATAHDSLAFAGSQLSQRAATATGLATVLVDEAAAPLRVADCQRAHDSWWQTHRSSSAA, from the coding sequence GTGCAGCCCACACAGCAGAAAGCATGGCGTGCCGGTCGGTTCTGGTGGGACTGGCCCGCACAACACGATGCGGACGCGAAGTCCCTCGCGAAGCTCCACGCGGTGATCTTCGACCTGGATGCCCTCGCCGACGTCGAGGGCGCTGGGCACCGCCGCGCCTTCAACGCCGCGTTCGCAGCGCTCGGCCTCGACATCGCATGGTCGGTCCCGCGGTACCGGCAGCTGCAGGCGCTCACCGATGAACGGCGGCGCGTCGCCGCCGAACTCCGCAAACGTGGCGTCAGTACGGAGTGCGACGTGCTCGCCGAGTTGCTGGTCGACGAGATCTGCATGACCAAGGCGATGGTCCTCGACGAGACGATGCGCGACGCCGACATCGCGCCGAGGCCCGGGATGAGCGACCTGATCCTGGAAGCGCACGGTGCCGGCGTGGGCATCGGGATCGTCAGCAGCGGCAGCCACACCTGGGTGGAGCCGCTGGTGCGACAGCTGATCGGCGACGGAGTCGCGGGCGCGGTCGTGACCGCCGATGACACCCCCCGGACCGAGCTGTACCGGGCGGCGCTGGGCGAACTCGGCGCCACCGCACACGATTCACTTGCGTTCGCGGGGTCGCAGTTGAGTCAGCGCGCGGCCACTGCCACCGGGTTGGCGACGGTGCTGGTGGATGAGGCCGCTGCCCCGCTGCGCGTGGCCGATTGCCAGCGCGCACACGACTCGTGGTGGCAGACGCACCGGAGTTCGTCAGCGGCGTAG
- a CDS encoding adenylate kinase: MRIVLLGPPGAGKGTQAQKLAEKLGVPHISTGDLFRHNISNNTELGIEAKKYLDAGDLVPATLTNALVDDRLDDDDAAAGFILDGFPRSVEQAKALDDMLTKRDLSLDAVLEFRVPEDELVSRLKGRGRADDTEDVIRNRFNVYRDETAPLLDYYSSTLVTVDAVGELDEVFSRALTALGR; the protein is encoded by the coding sequence TTGAGAATCGTGTTGTTGGGCCCGCCGGGGGCGGGCAAGGGAACGCAGGCCCAGAAGCTGGCCGAGAAGCTCGGCGTCCCGCACATCTCCACCGGTGACCTGTTCCGCCACAACATCAGCAACAACACCGAACTCGGGATCGAAGCCAAGAAGTACCTCGACGCCGGCGACCTCGTCCCGGCCACCCTCACGAACGCGCTCGTCGACGACAGGCTCGACGACGACGACGCGGCCGCGGGCTTCATCCTCGACGGCTTCCCGCGCTCGGTCGAGCAGGCCAAGGCGCTCGACGACATGCTGACCAAGCGCGACCTGTCCCTGGACGCGGTGCTGGAGTTCCGGGTCCCCGAAGACGAGCTCGTCTCCCGGCTGAAGGGCCGCGGCCGCGCCGACGACACCGAGGACGTCATCCGCAACCGCTTCAACGTCTACCGCGACGAGACCGCGCCGCTGCTCGACTACTACAGCTCGACGCTGGTCACGGTCGACGCCGTCGGTGAACTCGACGAGGTGTTCAGCCGGGCGCTCACCGCACTCGGCCGCTGA
- a CDS encoding isobutyryl-CoA dehydrogenase, with protein MDYFGLDDDERVIAETAAAFAEKRLAPYALEWDETHHFPVEVLREAAELGMAAIYCREDVGGSGLRRIDAVRIFEKLATADPTVAAFLSIHNMCAWMIDSFGTEEQRKEWVPRLASMDAIASYCLTEPGAGSDAGALRTKAVRSGDEWVLDGVKQFISGAGSSDVYVVMARTGSEGPKGISAFVVPRDTPGLSFGADEQKMGWNAQPTKQVIFEGARVPADALLGGTDGEGTGFGIAMKGLNGGRINIAACSLGGAQIAYDKAAAYLSDRQAFGGSLLDEPTIRFTLADMATKLQTSRALLWRAATALDDDHPDRVELCAMAKLHVTDVCFDVADQALQLHGGYGYLKEYGLEKIVRDLRVHRILEGTNEIMRVVIGRAAAARARAS; from the coding sequence ATGGACTATTTCGGTCTGGACGACGACGAGCGTGTGATCGCCGAGACCGCAGCGGCATTCGCCGAGAAACGGTTGGCGCCCTACGCGCTGGAATGGGACGAGACGCACCACTTCCCCGTCGAGGTGCTGCGCGAGGCCGCCGAACTCGGCATGGCCGCCATCTACTGCCGCGAGGACGTCGGCGGCAGTGGACTGCGTCGTATCGACGCGGTGCGGATCTTCGAGAAGCTGGCCACCGCGGACCCCACCGTGGCGGCGTTCCTGTCGATTCACAACATGTGCGCGTGGATGATCGACAGCTTCGGCACCGAGGAGCAACGCAAGGAGTGGGTGCCTCGGCTCGCGTCGATGGACGCCATCGCCAGTTACTGCCTGACCGAACCGGGCGCCGGATCGGACGCCGGTGCGCTGCGCACCAAGGCTGTTCGATCCGGGGACGAATGGGTGCTCGATGGTGTCAAACAGTTCATCTCCGGCGCCGGTTCCTCGGACGTCTACGTCGTGATGGCGCGCACCGGCAGCGAAGGTCCGAAAGGCATCTCGGCGTTCGTCGTGCCCAGGGACACGCCCGGCCTGAGCTTCGGCGCCGATGAGCAGAAGATGGGCTGGAACGCCCAGCCCACCAAGCAGGTGATCTTCGAGGGTGCCCGCGTTCCCGCCGACGCGCTGCTCGGTGGCACCGACGGCGAGGGCACCGGGTTCGGCATCGCGATGAAGGGCCTCAACGGCGGGCGCATCAACATCGCCGCCTGCTCGCTGGGCGGCGCTCAGATCGCCTACGACAAGGCTGCCGCGTACCTGTCCGACCGGCAGGCCTTCGGCGGCTCTCTGCTCGACGAACCCACCATCAGGTTCACGCTGGCCGACATGGCGACCAAGCTGCAGACGTCGCGCGCGCTGCTGTGGCGTGCCGCAACGGCTCTGGACGACGACCACCCCGACCGGGTCGAGCTGTGCGCGATGGCCAAGCTCCACGTCACCGATGTGTGCTTCGACGTGGCCGATCAGGCGCTGCAGCTGCACGGCGGTTACGGCTACCTCAAGGAATACGGGCTGGAGAAGATCGTCCGCGATCTGCGCGTGCACCGGATCCTGGAGGGCACCAACGAAATAATGCGCGTGGTCATCGGGCGGGCAGCTGCCGCCCGGGCCCGCGCGTCCTGA